Proteins co-encoded in one Cinclus cinclus chromosome Z, bCinCin1.1, whole genome shotgun sequence genomic window:
- the IFT74 gene encoding intraflagellar transport protein 74 homolog isoform X2, with product MASSNRPPTARSASRAGIGLTSSSRPASSSRPVSSSRTPSAGRIGTAMPPSTARPSSRGGSLTPGGVLSSQIKVADRPVTQQGLSGIKTAVRGPQRQIMDKTYYLGVLRSKINELTTEINKLQEEVEIYKQEKSVYLSYEKRAEVLAGEIKDLQGQLADYNMVVDILNTSTDMAEAIRDYNMLKVQNDRDAQSIDKIFTERQAIEKLNQAVEEDIEREKVLADDILKDMSQENQAKYMEMKAANEKLSQELIVQQQELDALNVKEESLRAEITHSGMKQRAVQLYEEVHELKERRDRMIAEDKNMESPQEERERLLKQVKDDSQKIASMERQLAEVKEKMDYFKKVIQRLDMDLESNQGEENWKYKELKKREESMDNFLETFEDAKNQELERKVQIEANIVALLEHSSRNLNHMKQISSVTNQELKIMQEDLTFKSSEMQKSQSTAKNLITESQKLQMDLQKMELLEGKMVGELASLKDKIEQTKAELEIYNNLPSLKASGEEKKKKLQDDKEKLTKRSHAFKKVMEHLNTEYETLKKELQENETHSQLTNLERKWQHHEQNNFMMKEFIATKSQESDYQPVMKNTRKLVKEYNKALIEALQNTKN from the exons ATGGCCAGCAGTAACAGACCACCCACAGCTCGTTCTGCTTCAAGAGCAGGAATAGGGCTGACCTCTTCATCAAGACCTGCCTCTTCATCGAGGCCTGTGTCTTCATCAAGGACTCCGTCAGCAGGCAGAATAGGAACAGCG atgcCTCCTAGTACGGCAAGACCCAGTTCTCGTGGTGGTTCTTTGACTCCTGGAGGAGTTTTATCATCTCAGATTAAAGTTGCAGACCGTCCAGTGACTCAACAGGGATTAAGTGGAATAAAAACTGCAGTGAGAg GTCCTCAGAGACAGATAATGGATAAAACATACTACCTTGGGGTACTGAG aagtaaaataaatgaacTTACAACAGAAATTAACAAGCTGCAGGAAGAAGTAGAAATTTACAAGCAAGAGAAATCTGTCTATTTGTCCTATGAAAAACG GGCAGAGGTTTTAGCTGGTGAAATCAAAGATCTTCAAGGTCAACTAGCAGACTACAACATG GTTGTGGATATACTTAACACCAGTACAGATATGGCAGAAGCGATCCGTGATTACAATATG ttaaaggTTCAGAATGACCGAGACGCTCAGAGTATAGATaaaattttcacagaaagacAAGC CATAGAAAAGTTAAATCAAGCTGTAGAAGAAGATATCGAGCGTGAAAAGGTTTTGGCAGATGACATATTGAAAGATATGTCACAGGAAAATCAAGCTAAATATATGGAGATGAAAGCTGCTAACGAAAAACTCTCCCAG GAATTGATTGTTCAACAGCAGGAATTGGATGCACTAAATGTAAAGGAAGAGAGTCTAAGAGCT GAAATAACACACTCTGGGATGAAACAGAGAGCTGTGCAGTTGTATGAGGAGGTCCATGAGCTCAAGGAACGTCGAGATCGAATGATTGCTGAAGATAAGAACATGGAGTCTCCAcaggaggaaagagagagattACTAAAGCAG GTTAAAGACGATAGTCAAAAAATTGCAAGCATGGAAAGACA ATTGgcagaagtaaaagaaaaaatggattattttaaaaaggtcaTTCAACGACTTGATATGGATCTGGAGAGCAATCAAG GAGAAGAAAATTGGAAATACAAGGAGttgaagaaaagggaagaaagtaTGGACA ATTTTCTAGAGACTTTTGAAGATGCAAAGAATCAGGAATTAGAACGAAAGGTCCAAATAGAAGCCAACATTGTTGCGCTCTTGGAACACTCCAGCAGG AATCTCAATCATATGAAACAAATTTCATCTGTTACCAATCAAGAGCTGAAGATTATGCAGGAAGACCTCACTTTCAAATCAAGTGAAATGCAGAAATCACAGAGCACTGCTAAGAATCTGATTACAG AGAGTCAAAAACTACAGATGGACCTACAGAAGATGGAACTCTTGGAGGGCAAGATGGTTGGTGAACTGGCTTCTCTTAAAGACAAAATTGAACAGACAAAAGCAGAGTTGGAGATCTACAATAATTTGCCATCTCTAAAAGCatcaggagaagaaaagaaaaag AAACTCCAGGatgacaaagaaaaattaacaaaacgCAGCCATGCTTTTAAGAAAGTAATGGAGCATTTGAATACAGAGTATGAGACACTAAAGAAGGAGCTGCAAGAAAATGAGACCCATTCTCAG cttACAAATTTGGAGAGGAAATGGCAGCACCATGAGCAAAATAACTTTATGATGAAGGAGT tCATAGCAACAAAAAGTCAGGAGAGTGACTACCAACCAGTAATGAAGAATACAAGAAAGCTGGTCAAAGAGTACAACAAAGCTCTCATAGAAGCTTTGCAGAACACCAAGAACTGA
- the LRRC19 gene encoding leucine-rich repeat-containing protein 19 gives MIPLRSNRKAPNMKLSWLVIWAGTLFLNPVTADCNITSQTVVCEESGKNLSNISLNLFQNVTKLSLKRNKITLEDHDKEILGRFINLTELHLNENNITVLNNNSFYNLKNLKTLDISNNSISTVHKAAFAGLNQLSVLNLSYNMIAQLDSDTFTSLESLTVLDLQCNFLKYFHIESSFKPIKIVLAGNPLICSCDLLDSQMRLTASDVTLENECNTTCTLSNMEKIPIKTVAIQTPDCKTEKTSLENTVTSAPAVNLRSNALITALTPNNITGNNGTHAELPLVGKTWTFLVGVLGFVLGTTLLIFTAVKCPAWYHYLISYRHRRLQENDSEMFEQEFSADMSPSPSVSGTSSEEPIVIFEKVHSCGDEEDGFIEDKYIDIYVNEKC, from the exons ATGATACCTCTAAGAAGCAACAGAAAG GCTCCAAACATGAAACTTTCTTGGCTTGTGATCTGGGCTGGAACACTGTTTTTGAATCCAGTCACTGCTGACTGCAACATTACTTCCCAAACT GTTGTTTGTGAGGAGTCTGGAAAGAACCTCTCTAATATCTCCCTCAATCTTTTTCAAAACGTTACTAAATTAAGcctcaaaagaaataaaatcactttAGAAGATCATGACAAAGAGATTCTTGGGCGTTTTATTAACCTCACTGAACTTCATCTGAATGAAAACAACATTACTGTACTGAACAATAACAGCTTCTACAATCTGAAAAATCTCAAAACTCTGGATATTAGCAACAACAGTATTAGCACAGTTCATAAAGCAGCATTTGCAGGATTAAATCAACTCTCAGTGTTGAATCTATCCTATAACATGATCGCTCAGCTGGATTCAGATACATTTACTTCTCTAGAAAGTCTGACAGTATTAGATCTACAGtgtaattttctgaaatattttcatatagaATCATCTTTTAAACCAATTAAAATTGTTTTAGCTGGAAACCCACTGATCTGCTCCTGTGACCTCCTTGACTCACAGATGAGGTTAACTGCCTCCGATGTGACATTGG AAAATGAATGCAACACTACATGTACACTCTCAAACAtggaaaaaatccccatcaAGACAGTAGCTATCCAAACACCTGactgcaaaactgaaaagacTTCTTTAGAAAACACTGTAACTTCCGCTCCTGCTGTTAATCTTAGAAGCAATGCCTTAATAACAGCTCTGACTCCAAACAACATCACTGGAAACAATGGAACTCATGCAG agttacCACTTGTTGGGAAAACTTGGACCTTCTTAGTGGGTGTCCTAGGGTTTGTCCTAGGCACTACACTCCTGATTTTTACTGCTGTAAAATGCCCAGCATGGTATCACTACTTGATCAGCTACCGTCACCGTCGTCTTCAAGAAAATGACTCAGAGATGTTTGAACAGGAGTTCTCAGCTGACATGAGTCCTTCTCCTTCAGTATCGGGTACAAGCAGTGAAGAACCAATTGTAATATTTGAGAAAGTTCATTCATGTGGAGATGAAGAAGATGGATTTATTGAAGATAAATACATAGATATTTATGTAAATGAGAAGTGTTAA
- the IFT74 gene encoding intraflagellar transport protein 74 homolog isoform X1 produces MASSNRPPTARSASRAGIGLTSSSRPASSSRPVSSSRTPSAGRIGTAMPPSTARPSSRGGSLTPGGVLSSQIKVADRPVTQQGLSGIKTAVRGPQRQIMDKTYYLGVLRSKINELTTEINKLQEEVEIYKQEKSVYLSYEKRAEVLAGEIKDLQGQLADYNMVVDILNTSTDMAEAIRDYNMLKVQNDRDAQSIDKIFTERQAIEKLNQAVEEDIEREKVLADDILKDMSQENQAKYMEMKAANEKLSQELIVQQQELDALNVKEESLRAEITHSGMKQRAVQLYEEVHELKERRDRMIAEDKNMESPQEERERLLKQVKDDSQKIASMERQLAEVKEKMDYFKKVIQRLDMDLESNQGEENWKYKELKKREESMDNFLETFEDAKNQELERKVQIEANIVALLEHSSRNLNHMKQISSVTNQELKIMQEDLTFKSSEMQKSQSTAKNLITVLLIRDCVSGDLESQKLQMDLQKMELLEGKMVGELASLKDKIEQTKAELEIYNNLPSLKASGEEKKKKLQDDKEKLTKRSHAFKKVMEHLNTEYETLKKELQENETHSQLTNLERKWQHHEQNNFMMKEFIATKSQESDYQPVMKNTRKLVKEYNKALIEALQNTKN; encoded by the exons ATGGCCAGCAGTAACAGACCACCCACAGCTCGTTCTGCTTCAAGAGCAGGAATAGGGCTGACCTCTTCATCAAGACCTGCCTCTTCATCGAGGCCTGTGTCTTCATCAAGGACTCCGTCAGCAGGCAGAATAGGAACAGCG atgcCTCCTAGTACGGCAAGACCCAGTTCTCGTGGTGGTTCTTTGACTCCTGGAGGAGTTTTATCATCTCAGATTAAAGTTGCAGACCGTCCAGTGACTCAACAGGGATTAAGTGGAATAAAAACTGCAGTGAGAg GTCCTCAGAGACAGATAATGGATAAAACATACTACCTTGGGGTACTGAG aagtaaaataaatgaacTTACAACAGAAATTAACAAGCTGCAGGAAGAAGTAGAAATTTACAAGCAAGAGAAATCTGTCTATTTGTCCTATGAAAAACG GGCAGAGGTTTTAGCTGGTGAAATCAAAGATCTTCAAGGTCAACTAGCAGACTACAACATG GTTGTGGATATACTTAACACCAGTACAGATATGGCAGAAGCGATCCGTGATTACAATATG ttaaaggTTCAGAATGACCGAGACGCTCAGAGTATAGATaaaattttcacagaaagacAAGC CATAGAAAAGTTAAATCAAGCTGTAGAAGAAGATATCGAGCGTGAAAAGGTTTTGGCAGATGACATATTGAAAGATATGTCACAGGAAAATCAAGCTAAATATATGGAGATGAAAGCTGCTAACGAAAAACTCTCCCAG GAATTGATTGTTCAACAGCAGGAATTGGATGCACTAAATGTAAAGGAAGAGAGTCTAAGAGCT GAAATAACACACTCTGGGATGAAACAGAGAGCTGTGCAGTTGTATGAGGAGGTCCATGAGCTCAAGGAACGTCGAGATCGAATGATTGCTGAAGATAAGAACATGGAGTCTCCAcaggaggaaagagagagattACTAAAGCAG GTTAAAGACGATAGTCAAAAAATTGCAAGCATGGAAAGACA ATTGgcagaagtaaaagaaaaaatggattattttaaaaaggtcaTTCAACGACTTGATATGGATCTGGAGAGCAATCAAG GAGAAGAAAATTGGAAATACAAGGAGttgaagaaaagggaagaaagtaTGGACA ATTTTCTAGAGACTTTTGAAGATGCAAAGAATCAGGAATTAGAACGAAAGGTCCAAATAGAAGCCAACATTGTTGCGCTCTTGGAACACTCCAGCAGG AATCTCAATCATATGAAACAAATTTCATCTGTTACCAATCAAGAGCTGAAGATTATGCAGGAAGACCTCACTTTCAAATCAAGTGAAATGCAGAAATCACAGAGCACTGCTAAGAATCTGATTACAG tactgtTAATTAGAGATTGTGTGTCTGGTGATCTAGAGAGTCAAAAACTACAGATGGACCTACAGAAGATGGAACTCTTGGAGGGCAAGATGGTTGGTGAACTGGCTTCTCTTAAAGACAAAATTGAACAGACAAAAGCAGAGTTGGAGATCTACAATAATTTGCCATCTCTAAAAGCatcaggagaagaaaagaaaaag AAACTCCAGGatgacaaagaaaaattaacaaaacgCAGCCATGCTTTTAAGAAAGTAATGGAGCATTTGAATACAGAGTATGAGACACTAAAGAAGGAGCTGCAAGAAAATGAGACCCATTCTCAG cttACAAATTTGGAGAGGAAATGGCAGCACCATGAGCAAAATAACTTTATGATGAAGGAGT tCATAGCAACAAAAAGTCAGGAGAGTGACTACCAACCAGTAATGAAGAATACAAGAAAGCTGGTCAAAGAGTACAACAAAGCTCTCATAGAAGCTTTGCAGAACACCAAGAACTGA